In Chitinophaga sp. HK235, a single window of DNA contains:
- a CDS encoding family 16 glycosylhydrolase, producing the protein MKTKFLVFHVGAFLLAALSSCKKEVKESNTLQPIDSKAAAAQVAAAVSYQLVWSDEFNGSGVDGSKWQFETGPNTSNNEKEYYQAANATVSNGNLVITARKQSVNGWPYTSARLNTAGRFTTKYGRIEARIKLASGQGLWPAFWMLGNNIGSVGWPQCGEIDIMEQVNTSNTIYGTIHWFSNGHASYGGTTTTSITDYHVYAVEWDASSIRWFVDGNQYHVANILNGINNTGAFHNPFFIILNLAVGGDFPGQTIDESKLPASMYVDYVRVYSMSNSGGGAPIGSTISLKGFNNAYVSGENGTQAMTCNRAVAQAWEQFAIEDAGGGKVALKSMGKYVSSENGQNPITCNRTSVGDWEKFDWVVNADGSFSLRGNNGLYVSSENGTQPMTCNRATISGWEAFRY; encoded by the coding sequence ATGAAAACAAAATTTTTAGTATTCCACGTTGGCGCGTTTTTGTTAGCCGCATTATCCTCCTGCAAAAAAGAAGTAAAAGAAAGTAACACCCTGCAGCCCATTGATAGCAAGGCTGCCGCTGCACAGGTGGCTGCCGCCGTATCCTACCAGCTGGTCTGGTCTGATGAATTTAATGGCAGCGGTGTAGACGGGAGTAAATGGCAGTTCGAAACAGGACCTAACACCAGTAACAACGAAAAAGAGTATTACCAGGCTGCCAATGCCACGGTCAGCAATGGTAATCTGGTAATTACGGCCCGTAAACAATCCGTGAACGGATGGCCGTACACCTCGGCAAGGCTCAATACGGCCGGTCGCTTTACCACTAAATACGGACGTATAGAGGCACGTATCAAACTGGCTTCCGGGCAGGGACTATGGCCCGCCTTCTGGATGCTGGGCAATAATATCGGCTCTGTAGGCTGGCCCCAATGTGGTGAAATCGATATTATGGAACAGGTCAATACCAGCAACACCATTTACGGGACCATACACTGGTTTTCCAATGGCCATGCATCTTACGGCGGCACCACCACTACCAGCATCACCGATTATCACGTATATGCGGTAGAGTGGGATGCCAGTTCTATCCGCTGGTTTGTGGACGGTAACCAGTACCATGTTGCCAATATCCTCAATGGTATCAATAATACCGGTGCATTTCACAATCCCTTCTTTATTATCCTCAACCTCGCTGTGGGCGGTGACTTCCCGGGACAGACCATTGACGAAAGCAAACTGCCGGCCAGTATGTACGTGGATTATGTAAGAGTGTATTCCATGTCCAATAGCGGTGGTGGTGCTCCCATCGGTTCCACCATTTCCCTGAAAGGATTTAATAACGCCTATGTGAGCGGCGAAAACGGTACCCAGGCTATGACTTGTAACCGTGCCGTTGCACAGGCCTGGGAACAATTTGCGATAGAAGATGCCGGCGGTGGAAAAGTAGCCCTGAAGAGCATGGGGAAATATGTGTCCTCCGAAAACGGTCAGAACCCGATTACGTGTAACCGTACCAGTGTGGGCGACTGGGAGAAATTCGACTGGGTCGTGAATGCGGATGGTTCTTTCTCCCTGCGCGGTAATAATGGACTCTATGTTTCCAGTGAGAACGGGACACAGCCCATGACCTGCAACAGGGCCACCATATCGGGCTGGGAAGCCTTCCGTTACTGA
- a CDS encoding DUF4256 domain-containing protein yields MNSNKMKLSSAQQKELLSNLKTRFEKNMNRHKGLEWAAVQEKLEANAGKLCSLHEMERTGGEPDVIGYDKKTGEYHFCDCSAETPKDRRNVCFDREALDARKTHKPENSAMDMAAAMGITILSEEQYRELQQLGNFDTKTSSWIQTPADIRKLDGALFADRRYNHVFVYHNGASSYYAVRGFRGLLKV; encoded by the coding sequence ATGAATAGCAATAAAATGAAGTTGTCTTCAGCGCAACAGAAAGAGCTGCTTAGTAACCTGAAAACCCGTTTTGAGAAAAACATGAACCGTCATAAAGGGCTTGAATGGGCTGCCGTGCAGGAAAAGCTGGAAGCCAATGCCGGAAAGCTGTGTTCTCTCCATGAGATGGAAAGAACAGGCGGTGAGCCGGATGTTATTGGTTATGATAAAAAGACTGGTGAATACCATTTTTGTGATTGTTCGGCAGAAACGCCTAAAGACCGACGGAATGTTTGTTTCGACCGGGAAGCCCTGGATGCCAGAAAAACCCATAAGCCGGAAAACAGTGCCATGGATATGGCAGCTGCCATGGGCATAACCATTTTATCGGAAGAACAGTACCGGGAGTTACAGCAACTGGGCAATTTTGATACGAAAACATCGAGCTGGATACAAACACCTGCGGATATCAGAAAACTGGATGGTGCGCTCTTTGCCGACCGTCGTTACAATCACGTCTTTGTATATCACAACGGTGCGTCTTCCTATTATGCTGTCAGGGGCTTTCGCGGCCTGCTGAAAGTTTGA
- a CDS encoding ferritin-like protein, producing MQRNYERFLGPIFKQARKLDQRAVLPRLENIIGGKEGLQTFLQEEPPPEDSHIVIPPEFNGKDYFTFLLHIDAEIEHGLMIQYLYAAYSLGGPQVPTDQRDTVSRWQEIILGIAKEEMGHFVSVQNVLKLIGAPLHFERQDYPWDTPFYPFPFKLEPLTLKSLAKYVYAEAPDSFLQDTDPIAQEIIQSVLQDDPHPNTVGALFHVLLQLIQDPKVISDEVFQANTYPFQAKFDEWGRGYEGGARGNARHGSPTGSPDVLVMPLASRDDAYNALNAIAEQGEDTTNSGNDPSHFTRFYNIYKEMRELLKEHPELEPSRNVAINPCIGDDEQDPGSSPSEGQTSDEERDVITNPAAQQWGHLFNLRYRMLLNFLTHSFVLADGLNIAGAVTPRGLIINSTFGEMYNLRSIASEMVKLPLKTGMGTKLAGPPFLIPYTLELPTGEHNRWRTHADLLQASAKLIEDMLSNTEISHQRYLHSLKEADDKLLQIIQDMLAVNA from the coding sequence ATGCAACGTAACTACGAACGTTTCCTTGGCCCGATTTTCAAACAGGCCCGCAAACTGGACCAGCGGGCAGTATTACCCAGACTCGAAAACATTATCGGAGGCAAAGAAGGTCTCCAGACATTCCTACAAGAAGAACCACCACCAGAAGATTCCCACATCGTTATTCCGCCGGAGTTCAACGGGAAAGACTATTTTACCTTTCTGCTGCATATAGACGCAGAGATTGAACACGGACTCATGATCCAATACCTGTATGCGGCCTATAGTCTTGGTGGGCCACAGGTCCCGACAGACCAGAGAGACACCGTCAGCAGATGGCAGGAAATTATACTGGGCATTGCAAAGGAAGAAATGGGACATTTTGTATCGGTACAGAATGTGCTCAAGCTAATCGGAGCACCGCTCCACTTCGAAAGGCAGGACTATCCATGGGATACACCATTTTATCCCTTCCCCTTTAAACTGGAACCGCTCACGCTTAAGTCCCTCGCCAAATATGTATATGCGGAAGCTCCGGACTCCTTCCTCCAAGATACAGACCCTATAGCCCAGGAGATCATTCAATCCGTTCTGCAAGATGATCCCCACCCCAATACCGTGGGTGCATTATTCCACGTATTGCTGCAGCTGATACAGGACCCAAAGGTTATCAGCGATGAAGTGTTCCAGGCCAACACCTATCCATTCCAGGCCAAATTTGATGAATGGGGCCGGGGTTATGAGGGAGGCGCGAGAGGCAATGCACGTCATGGCAGTCCCACCGGCAGCCCCGATGTACTGGTGATGCCCCTCGCCAGCAGAGATGACGCCTATAATGCACTCAATGCTATTGCTGAACAAGGGGAAGACACCACCAATTCCGGCAATGATCCGTCGCACTTTACCCGGTTTTATAATATCTACAAAGAGATGCGGGAATTGCTCAAGGAACACCCGGAGCTGGAGCCGTCCAGGAATGTGGCCATCAATCCATGCATTGGTGACGATGAGCAGGACCCCGGCTCCTCTCCTTCCGAAGGGCAGACCAGTGATGAAGAAAGGGATGTCATCACCAATCCCGCCGCACAGCAATGGGGACATCTGTTTAATCTCCGTTATCGTATGCTGCTCAACTTCCTCACGCATAGTTTTGTACTGGCAGATGGGTTGAACATAGCAGGAGCAGTAACCCCCAGAGGTCTGATCATCAATTCCACCTTCGGTGAGATGTATAACCTGCGCAGCATTGCCTCCGAAATGGTGAAGCTACCGCTTAAAACCGGCATGGGCACTAAACTGGCGGGACCACCCTTCCTGATCCCCTACACACTGGAGCTGCCTACCGGTGAGCATAACCGCTGGCGTACCCATGCAGATCTGCTCCAGGCTTCGGCCAAACTGATCGAAGACATGCTGTCCAACACCGAAATAAGCCACCAGCGCTATCTTCATTCGTTAAAAGAAGCAGATGACAAACTGCTGCAGATCATCCAGGACATGCTCGCAGTAAATGCATAA